In Chlorogloeopsis sp. ULAP01, a genomic segment contains:
- the thrC gene encoding threonine synthase codes for MTLSLSAIKPHRQPWPGLIEQYREYLPVSDKTPIVTLLEGNTPLIPIPAIAERIGRQVRVFAKYDGLNPTGSFKDRGMTMAISKAKEAGAKAVICASTGNTSAAAAAYAKRGGMRAFVLIPDGYVALGKLAQALLYGAEVLAIKGNFDCALEIVREMAESYPVTLVNSVNPFRLEGQKTAAFEIVDTLGNAPDWLCIPVGNAGNITAYWMGFCQYHQIGKCDRLPRMMGFQAAGASPLVTGKPVAHPETVATAIRIGNPASWEKAVAVKSASMGNFHSVTDAEILDAYRLLASEEGIFCEPASAASVAGLLQVKDQIPTGATVVCVLTGNGLKDPDTAIKHSQSQFKQGIEAEIKAVAQAMGL; via the coding sequence GTGACTTTGAGCCTGTCAGCTATTAAACCTCATCGCCAACCCTGGCCTGGACTTATAGAGCAATATCGTGAATACTTGCCTGTCAGCGACAAAACGCCGATTGTGACTCTGTTGGAAGGTAACACTCCTTTGATCCCAATTCCTGCGATCGCAGAACGTATTGGCAGACAAGTACGTGTTTTTGCTAAATACGACGGTCTTAACCCCACTGGTAGCTTCAAAGACCGAGGAATGACAATGGCGATTTCTAAGGCTAAGGAGGCTGGCGCAAAAGCTGTAATTTGTGCAAGTACTGGCAATACCTCGGCGGCGGCGGCGGCTTATGCTAAACGTGGGGGAATGCGTGCTTTTGTATTAATTCCCGATGGGTATGTGGCATTGGGTAAACTGGCGCAGGCGTTACTGTATGGAGCAGAGGTACTGGCAATCAAAGGGAACTTTGACTGCGCGCTGGAAATTGTCCGGGAAATGGCTGAAAGCTATCCAGTGACTTTGGTGAATTCAGTTAATCCTTTTCGCCTGGAAGGACAAAAAACAGCAGCTTTTGAAATAGTCGATACCTTGGGCAATGCTCCCGACTGGCTGTGCATCCCTGTGGGAAATGCGGGAAATATCACAGCATATTGGATGGGATTTTGTCAATATCATCAAATTGGCAAGTGCGATCGCTTACCTCGGATGATGGGTTTCCAAGCTGCTGGTGCGTCTCCTTTAGTAACAGGTAAGCCAGTGGCACATCCGGAAACCGTAGCCACTGCCATTAGAATTGGTAACCCTGCTAGCTGGGAAAAAGCCGTTGCAGTCAAATCAGCAAGTATGGGGAATTTTCATTCCGTCACAGATGCAGAAATTCTGGATGCCTATCGACTACTGGCATCAGAGGAAGGTATTTTTTGCGAACCAGCCAGCGCTGCTTCAGTCGCAGGTTTGTTGCAAGTAAAGGATCAAATTCCTACAGGTGCAACAGTAGTTTGTGTCCTCACTGGCAACGGTTTAAAAGATCCAGATACAGCAATTAAACACAGCCAAAGCCAATTTAAACAAGGTATTGAGGCGGAAATTAAAGCTGTAGCCCAGGCAATGGGACTATGA
- a CDS encoding DUF4112 domain-containing protein, translating to MSKPLSRFYTIESEVRAPTLRRLRYLSRLLDKAVVIPGTNLGIGLDPIIGLIPIGGDFLGVMLSAYIILEAARLGTPAATLGRMVVNIIIDGLVGAFPILGDFFDFAWTANEYNIKLLEEYLKFPSHRKSADGWFVFVVLIGLLVVTIVLVALPVLLIRLLWGVLTGN from the coding sequence ATGTCTAAACCACTCTCTCGCTTTTACACAATTGAATCTGAAGTTAGAGCACCCACCTTGAGGCGGTTACGTTACCTGAGTCGGCTACTAGATAAAGCTGTTGTGATTCCTGGAACGAACTTGGGTATTGGTTTAGACCCCATTATAGGATTAATACCTATTGGTGGTGATTTTCTGGGCGTTATGCTTTCTGCCTATATTATTTTGGAAGCAGCACGCTTAGGTACGCCAGCAGCTACTTTGGGCAGAATGGTTGTCAATATCATAATTGATGGCTTGGTCGGTGCGTTTCCAATATTAGGAGATTTTTTTGACTTTGCTTGGACAGCAAACGAATACAATATTAAACTGCTAGAAGAATACCTAAAGTTTCCCAGCCACAGGAAAAGTGCAGATGGGTGGTTTGTCTTTGTAGTTTTGATTGGATTATTAGTTGTCACCATTGTGTTAGTCGCATTGCCTGTGCTACTAATTAGACTGCTGTGGGGAGTTTTAACTGGAAATTAA
- a CDS encoding alpha/beta hydrolase, translating to MKDWWQVTFPQGRQSLTITDAHGYPVQIAYGEIGTGKPLILLHGMGSWSYNWRHSIEPLSKYFRVICFDAKGYGFSEKPVSRREQSGHQVIELERIIRELTDEPVAIVAESLGGLVGLALAQENPQLIGRLVVVNVPIFAERLPHWGMSLLAHTPLEVVQTIDTLRLAYLLAPFVKEVMAIERRGVLFDPSILTQEDVYWITHPFIEFPGTLTKVAEEIQIAAREIEKFQANKPNLLSNIQKNLGNIQCPTLVLWGDQDSWFPASHGEKLHQCLPNSRLQILSKCCHDASMGASKEVNTAIFKFLQDTGF from the coding sequence ATGAAAGATTGGTGGCAAGTGACTTTTCCGCAAGGGCGGCAAAGTCTAACAATTACTGATGCTCATGGTTATCCTGTACAAATTGCCTATGGTGAAATAGGTACTGGTAAACCCCTAATTTTATTACATGGGATGGGTAGCTGGAGCTACAATTGGCGTCACAGCATTGAGCCATTATCTAAATACTTTCGGGTGATTTGTTTTGATGCCAAAGGTTACGGTTTTTCAGAGAAACCTGTCTCTCGTCGAGAACAAAGTGGTCATCAGGTAATTGAGTTAGAGCGAATAATTCGGGAACTAACTGATGAACCTGTAGCAATAGTGGCAGAATCTTTAGGTGGATTAGTTGGTCTTGCTCTTGCTCAAGAAAATCCACAGTTAATAGGGCGATTAGTAGTAGTAAATGTACCTATTTTTGCTGAACGTTTGCCCCATTGGGGAATGTCACTACTTGCTCATACTCCACTGGAAGTAGTGCAAACAATTGATACTTTGCGTTTAGCATATCTGTTAGCACCATTTGTTAAAGAAGTTATGGCAATAGAACGGCGCGGAGTACTGTTCGATCCATCAATTTTGACTCAAGAAGATGTTTATTGGATCACTCACCCGTTTATTGAATTTCCTGGTACTCTTACCAAAGTAGCTGAAGAGATACAAATAGCTGCACGAGAAATTGAGAAATTTCAAGCAAATAAACCAAATTTACTCAGTAATATCCAAAAAAATCTTGGTAATATTCAATGTCCCACATTAGTTTTATGGGGTGATCAAGATAGCTGGTTTCCTGCTAGTCATGGTGAAAAATTGCATCAATGTCTTCCTAATTCTAGGTTGCAAATTTTATCTAAGTGCTGTCATGATGCCTCAATGGGAGCTTCTAAAGAAGTAAATACAGCTATTTTTAAGTTTTTGCAGGATACAGGATTCTAG
- a CDS encoding DUF4912 domain-containing protein codes for MAKERPPLEEMTLRQLRRVASEYGVSRYSRMRKSQLLAAIQDVERSKVSISQSRLMEAQETVEAAKFELGQEDRNGGTLADVDEGIGDLPAGYGESRIVLMPRDPQWAYTYWDVPNNHKEELRRQGGQQLALRIYDVTDISLDYQSPHSIQEYPCDELAREWYLPVPVSDRDYVIDIGYRCADGRWLVLARSAPVHVPPVYPSDWIEDVFLTVNFDEELRSKTFYELVPPAKKVATATGANGNAIYDQIFGMAESVEAMRVAGSLFGSMQHVPGSMVPEQAISSYVFPSGVGMWAVPTVSGLTMSGVGMSGVGFSASAVPMRPRQFWLIADAELIVYGATEPDATVTIGGRPIKLNPDGTFRFQMSFQDGLIDYPIMAVAADGEQTRSIHMKFTRETPSRNTNTKEEAVLEWLS; via the coding sequence ATGGCAAAAGAACGCCCACCGCTAGAAGAGATGACATTGCGGCAACTACGCAGAGTTGCTAGTGAATATGGAGTCTCTCGCTACAGCCGAATGCGTAAATCTCAATTGCTGGCAGCGATTCAAGACGTAGAGCGCAGCAAAGTTTCTATTAGCCAATCTCGCTTAATGGAGGCACAGGAAACCGTGGAAGCAGCAAAATTTGAATTGGGTCAGGAAGATCGTAATGGCGGTACACTTGCTGATGTAGATGAAGGAATAGGTGACTTACCTGCTGGTTATGGTGAAAGCCGGATTGTGTTGATGCCTCGCGATCCCCAGTGGGCTTATACTTATTGGGATGTTCCTAACAACCACAAGGAAGAACTGCGCCGTCAGGGAGGACAACAGCTGGCACTGCGCATATATGATGTGACAGACATAAGCTTGGATTATCAAAGTCCTCATAGCATTCAAGAGTATCCTTGTGATGAGCTAGCACGGGAATGGTACTTGCCAGTACCGGTGAGCGATCGCGATTACGTTATCGACATTGGCTACCGTTGTGCAGATGGGCGTTGGCTAGTACTAGCCCGTTCTGCTCCCGTACACGTTCCTCCTGTTTATCCATCCGACTGGATTGAAGATGTTTTCTTGACCGTCAATTTTGACGAAGAATTACGTAGTAAGACATTCTACGAACTCGTTCCTCCTGCCAAGAAAGTTGCTACTGCCACTGGTGCAAACGGCAATGCCATTTACGACCAAATCTTTGGCATGGCAGAGTCTGTAGAGGCAATGCGGGTTGCTGGTTCACTGTTTGGTTCAATGCAGCACGTACCAGGCTCAATGGTTCCAGAACAAGCTATCAGTTCCTATGTCTTCCCATCTGGTGTCGGAATGTGGGCTGTTCCCACCGTATCTGGTTTAACCATGTCTGGTGTTGGTATGTCTGGTGTTGGCTTTTCTGCCTCTGCCGTACCAATGCGTCCGCGCCAGTTTTGGTTAATTGCTGATGCTGAGTTGATTGTCTACGGTGCAACTGAACCCGATGCGACTGTAACAATTGGCGGTCGTCCGATTAAGCTTAATCCAGATGGAACCTTCCGTTTCCAGATGTCCTTCCAAGATGGCTTGATTGACTATCCAATTATGGCTGTTGCTGCCGATGGCGAACAAACACGTTCAATTCACATGAAGTTCACTCGTGAAACTCCATCACGCAATACCAACACCAAGGAAGAAGCTGTTTTAGAATGGCTGTCTTGA
- a CDS encoding class I SAM-dependent methyltransferase produces the protein MNATTLNLGTIQETLLITLWARAVELNQLNPILTDPRAAQILTQIDYDFQKFFQEKSSQTTVCIRGKAFDRIVSELLQTHPQTPILEIGAGLNTRFERLDDGNLRWFDLDLPDAMKIRRRFFEESDRRQFISASVFETDWIESVKASTDKPILFIAEGVLLFFSEQQIKALFATLAEHFPGSWIVFDAISEVLLAVRHRFDAVKHTSARFQWGIQNIQEIEDWDSRYQLHRSLYIPADFTQYLTRFPRMEQILMRLFPAFQRMAGVHLVKFQNFD, from the coding sequence ATGAATGCGACAACTCTCAACTTAGGTACTATTCAAGAAACCTTGCTGATTACGCTATGGGCACGGGCGGTTGAACTGAACCAACTCAATCCTATTCTGACTGATCCAAGAGCTGCCCAGATCCTTACTCAGATTGACTATGACTTCCAGAAATTCTTTCAGGAGAAAAGCTCTCAAACTACAGTATGTATTCGAGGTAAAGCGTTTGATCGCATAGTTAGCGAGTTGCTACAAACGCATCCTCAAACTCCTATTTTAGAAATTGGCGCGGGTTTAAATACTCGATTTGAGCGATTGGATGATGGAAACCTGCGCTGGTTCGATTTAGATTTACCAGATGCAATGAAAATAAGAAGAAGGTTTTTTGAGGAAAGCGATCGCCGTCAGTTCATTTCAGCTTCAGTGTTTGAAACAGATTGGATAGAGTCAGTCAAAGCCTCAACAGATAAGCCTATCTTATTTATTGCAGAAGGAGTTCTACTTTTTTTTTCTGAGCAACAGATAAAGGCTTTATTTGCAACATTAGCAGAACATTTTCCCGGTTCTTGGATTGTATTTGATGCAATCTCCGAAGTTTTGCTAGCAGTTCGACATAGATTCGATGCAGTCAAGCATACGAGTGCTAGATTTCAGTGGGGAATTCAGAACATCCAGGAAATAGAGGATTGGGACTCAAGATATCAATTACATCGTTCACTATACATTCCAGCAGACTTCACCCAATACTTGACGAGATTCCCCCGCATGGAACAGATATTGATGAGATTATTTCCAGCTTTTCAACGCATGGCTGGAGTACACCTAGTTAAATTCCAAAATTTTGATTGA
- a CDS encoding glycosyltransferase family 2 protein, which translates to MNELAIAIFGVLAVLVILQTRYALAFVSSLSLPNSKAIQDKLLPKAAVILSLRGADPFLADCVRALLYQNYPQYDLHIVIDSQEDPAWNIVNETIQQAKVTHVQVSPLIARYNTCSLKCSALVQAICALDNSYEAAAFIDADVIAHTNWLRELVAPLVDKRIGATTGNRWYMPHTKQWGSLVRYAYNSASVVSMYIYKYAWGGSMAMNLSVLRQAQLLKTWTQSISVDAPVHRALQKVGLKVKFVPTVMMINREECNLAQCLRFIKRQLLMPRLYHPKWMLFFAQVLAPTFALVTAMGLLLISLVSGNIAAAGWIGSGFIGYILAMALLLALLEQSVRRVVRGYDELTKSFSFQFIAKILLAIPLAQLVSALATVLALLTRNVEWRGVIYQIKDPYNVKLLEYHPYQISLKPLDSKASIV; encoded by the coding sequence ATGAATGAGTTAGCGATCGCTATTTTTGGAGTTTTGGCAGTTTTGGTGATTTTGCAGACGCGTTATGCACTGGCTTTTGTATCATCACTGAGTTTACCAAACTCAAAGGCTATCCAAGATAAGTTGTTACCCAAAGCGGCAGTTATCCTTTCCCTGCGAGGAGCCGATCCATTCTTAGCCGACTGTGTGCGCGCTCTGCTCTACCAGAACTATCCGCAATACGACTTGCACATTGTCATTGATAGTCAGGAAGATCCAGCCTGGAATATAGTCAACGAAACGATCCAACAAGCCAAAGTAACACACGTCCAAGTCAGCCCCTTAATTGCTCGGTACAATACTTGCAGTCTTAAGTGCAGTGCGCTAGTTCAAGCTATCTGTGCATTAGACAATTCTTACGAGGCAGCGGCTTTTATAGATGCCGATGTCATCGCCCATACAAACTGGCTGCGCGAGCTAGTTGCACCATTAGTGGATAAGAGGATTGGAGCTACTACAGGAAACCGTTGGTATATGCCGCATACCAAACAGTGGGGTTCACTAGTTCGATATGCATATAATTCAGCATCTGTTGTCTCCATGTATATCTACAAATACGCTTGGGGAGGTTCCATGGCAATGAATCTCTCAGTATTGCGACAAGCGCAACTTTTGAAGACATGGACACAAAGCATTTCCGTTGATGCCCCAGTTCACAGAGCTTTGCAGAAAGTCGGCTTAAAAGTGAAATTTGTGCCTACAGTTATGATGATCAATCGAGAGGAATGCAATTTAGCTCAATGTTTACGCTTCATTAAACGCCAATTACTCATGCCACGGCTCTATCACCCGAAATGGATGCTGTTTTTTGCCCAGGTATTAGCACCCACATTTGCTCTTGTAACAGCAATGGGACTACTGCTAATTTCCTTAGTCAGTGGCAACATTGCTGCCGCAGGTTGGATTGGGAGTGGGTTCATCGGTTATATTCTGGCAATGGCTCTGTTGCTTGCACTTTTAGAACAAAGTGTACGACGAGTGGTTAGGGGGTATGACGAGCTGACGAAGAGCTTTTCGTTTCAATTTATAGCAAAAATTTTGCTGGCAATTCCGTTAGCGCAATTAGTTTCTGCGCTTGCAACAGTATTAGCTCTCTTAACGCGAAATGTTGAGTGGCGTGGTGTGATCTATCAAATTAAAGATCCTTACAACGTTAAATTACTTGAATATCATCCTTATCAAATCTCGCTTAAACCACTCGATAGTAAAGCTTCAATTGTTTAA
- the glf gene encoding UDP-galactopyranose mutase, giving the protein MKFDWLIIGAGYSACVIAERVANELGQRVLIVEKRDHIGGNAYDYYNEHGILVHKYGPHIFHTKSKKVWDYLSNFTQWRYYYHHVLGVVEGKKVPIPFNLNSLYALFPPKYAEKLENLLLENFGFGVKVPILKLRESASGDLTFLANYIYENVFLRYTMKQWGVKPEELDRAVTGRVPVYISRDNRYFQDPYQAMPKLGYTEMFRKMLAHPNIKVLLNTDYREMINDVTFNRILCTGPIDTFFDYMYGDLPYRSLSFQFETLDQERYQEVGTVNYPDDYDITRITEQKYLSGQTSPKTTLVMEYPQAYVPGKNDPYYPILNEENRERLDLYIKEVEKLNGTVLFAGRLADYKYYDMDQVVVRALGLFEKHIAGQ; this is encoded by the coding sequence ATGAAGTTCGATTGGCTGATTATAGGTGCTGGATATTCTGCTTGCGTAATCGCAGAACGAGTTGCTAATGAGCTTGGACAAAGAGTACTAATTGTCGAGAAACGCGATCATATTGGTGGTAACGCTTATGATTACTACAATGAGCATGGCATTCTTGTTCATAAGTACGGGCCACACATATTTCACACTAAGTCGAAAAAAGTTTGGGACTACCTCTCGAATTTTACCCAGTGGAGATATTACTATCACCATGTTCTGGGAGTAGTAGAAGGAAAGAAAGTTCCTATTCCTTTTAATCTTAATTCTCTCTATGCTCTTTTTCCTCCAAAATATGCAGAAAAACTAGAGAATTTACTTCTAGAAAACTTTGGTTTTGGGGTGAAAGTACCGATTTTAAAACTGCGAGAGAGCGCTAGTGGTGATTTAACATTTCTAGCTAATTACATTTATGAAAATGTCTTCCTTCGCTACACAATGAAGCAGTGGGGAGTAAAACCAGAGGAGCTAGATCGAGCAGTCACAGGGCGTGTTCCAGTTTATATCAGTAGAGATAACCGCTATTTTCAAGACCCTTACCAAGCTATGCCCAAGCTTGGCTATACAGAAATGTTCCGTAAAATGCTAGCTCACCCCAATATTAAGGTGCTTCTCAATACAGACTACCGTGAAATGATTAATGATGTGACGTTTAACCGAATACTCTGCACCGGGCCGATCGATACTTTCTTTGATTATATGTATGGCGATTTACCATATCGCAGCCTAAGCTTTCAGTTTGAAACTTTAGACCAAGAGAGGTATCAAGAGGTTGGAACCGTCAACTACCCCGACGACTATGATATTACTCGCATTACTGAGCAGAAGTATTTGTCAGGACAAACCTCACCCAAAACTACCTTAGTTATGGAGTATCCCCAAGCTTATGTCCCAGGAAAAAATGACCCATATTACCCCATTTTGAATGAGGAAAATCGCGAGCGTCTTGACCTTTATATAAAAGAAGTGGAAAAACTTAACGGTACAGTGTTGTTTGCAGGGCGACTTGCAGATTATAAGTACTATGACATGGATCAAGTAGTAGTACGAGCACTTGGTCTGTTTGAGAAGCACATAGCGGGTCAGTAA
- a CDS encoding UDP-N-acetylglucosamine--LPS N-acetylglucosamine transferase — protein sequence MKKVYFMFHDMGAGHRSTANALKEVIEKRKLPWEVQTVEVFKEIFGTSLPQYVYNKFVLQKKWAKIINDPLLNPLFRLQIHLHHSAWRNLLQNYWRQHKPDIVISLLPNVNRVLCESLRAELPDVPFVTVMTDFADCPPNFWIEPQEQFLICPSERAVKQAQSFNYSEQRIFRTSGVIIHPRFNEPITVDRQIERLRLGLEPDLPTGLVMFGSHASKEMIEIAKCLEQSSLKLQLIFVCGRNEKLARDLRNSQSRLPKLVETFTSQIPYYMHLSDFFIGKPGSVGISEAVARNLPVITECNTITLFQERATTEWLTNNEFGIVVENFHNINKAVAELIQPENFARYQANVKFYKNQAVFEAVDIFEKILEQTKSPLLATTSLYHR from the coding sequence ATGAAAAAAGTATATTTTATGTTCCATGACATGGGTGCAGGTCACCGTAGCACTGCCAATGCTTTGAAAGAAGTTATCGAAAAGCGAAAATTACCATGGGAAGTCCAAACTGTAGAGGTTTTTAAAGAAATATTTGGAACGAGTCTGCCCCAGTATGTATACAACAAATTTGTACTTCAAAAGAAGTGGGCAAAAATTATTAATGATCCTCTATTAAATCCTTTGTTCAGGTTGCAAATTCACCTTCATCATTCTGCTTGGCGAAATCTTCTTCAAAACTATTGGCGTCAGCATAAGCCTGACATCGTAATTTCATTGCTCCCAAATGTGAATCGAGTTCTTTGCGAAAGTTTACGGGCAGAACTGCCAGACGTCCCTTTCGTTACTGTGATGACAGATTTTGCCGACTGTCCTCCTAACTTCTGGATAGAGCCACAAGAGCAATTCCTTATTTGTCCTTCGGAACGAGCAGTTAAACAGGCACAATCTTTCAATTATTCAGAGCAGAGAATTTTCCGTACCTCAGGAGTAATTATTCATCCTCGTTTTAATGAGCCTATTACTGTTGATCGCCAGATTGAGAGACTACGTCTGGGACTAGAGCCAGATTTACCCACTGGCTTAGTTATGTTCGGAAGTCATGCTTCAAAGGAAATGATAGAGATTGCTAAATGTCTGGAGCAGTCGTCACTGAAGCTCCAACTTATATTTGTATGTGGGCGCAATGAAAAGCTAGCAAGAGATTTACGAAATAGTCAAAGTCGCTTACCAAAGTTAGTTGAAACTTTTACCAGTCAAATTCCCTACTATATGCACTTATCCGATTTTTTCATTGGGAAACCAGGTAGTGTTGGTATCAGTGAAGCTGTAGCAAGGAATTTACCAGTAATTACAGAATGCAATACCATCACACTTTTTCAGGAGCGTGCTACCACTGAATGGCTTACGAATAATGAGTTTGGTATTGTAGTTGAGAATTTTCATAATATTAACAAAGCTGTAGCAGAACTAATCCAGCCTGAAAACTTTGCTCGCTATCAAGCTAATGTTAAATTTTACAAAAATCAAGCTGTATTTGAAGCTGTTGATATTTTTGAAAAAATCCTTGAACAAACTAAATCACCGTTGTTGGCAACGACGAGTTTATACCATCGTTAA
- a CDS encoding cyclic peptide export ABC transporter has protein sequence MNLFRLLLRTSALLLSLAVLAGILSGGCAAGLIALINATLSQNQPSTNTLIWSFTTLCLVRLIANFASQVLLIHLSEKAILDLRMLLSRRILASPLRQLEQVGAYRLLAALTEDIRTISSTVFIIPFFCINTAIVIACLIYLGWLSDTVFFVGVCFLFLGIFSYLLPMMKAMSLLKLAREQEDRLFNHFCAITQGTKELKLHRQRRQSFLKEDLRTTALSYRRHNVIGMSVFAAAASWGQILFFVAIGLLLFFLPSLTKIHPAILSAYALTIIYMMSPLEHIMSMLPTIARALVALKKVESLGLSLPNNSNETTSVAALPSEKFWQCLELVNVTHSYYQEREETNFILGPINLKFNPGELVFIVGGNGSGKSTLAKLISGLYIPEAGEIYLDRKLIDNHNREWYRQQFSVVFSDFYLFERLLGLDSNDLDAQTQNYLVQLQLDHKVKVNNGVLSTTNLSQGQRKRLALLTTYLEDRPIYMFDEWASDQDPVFKEIFYTQLLPELKSRGKTVLVISHDDRYFHIADRIVKLEYGKVKYDKNPALIKI, from the coding sequence ATGAACCTTTTCCGCCTTCTTTTACGCACTTCTGCTCTTCTCCTCAGCCTTGCTGTATTAGCTGGCATCCTTAGTGGCGGCTGTGCTGCTGGTCTGATTGCCCTAATTAATGCCACATTGAGTCAAAATCAACCATCGACTAATACGTTAATTTGGAGCTTTACTACTCTGTGTCTGGTGCGGCTTATTGCTAATTTCGCTTCTCAAGTTTTGCTTATCCATCTTTCAGAAAAAGCGATTCTCGACCTGCGGATGCTGTTAAGCCGCCGTATTCTTGCTTCTCCCTTACGTCAGTTAGAACAAGTTGGGGCTTATCGTCTTCTTGCTGCCCTCACTGAAGATATCCGAACAATCTCCAGCACAGTTTTTATTATTCCCTTTTTCTGTATAAACACAGCCATTGTGATTGCTTGCTTGATCTATCTTGGTTGGCTCTCTGACACTGTGTTCTTTGTCGGTGTTTGCTTTCTGTTCTTGGGAATATTCAGCTATTTACTACCCATGATGAAAGCCATGTCTTTACTGAAATTGGCTCGCGAACAGGAAGATAGGTTATTTAATCATTTCTGCGCTATAACTCAAGGCACAAAGGAACTGAAACTGCATCGCCAGCGACGGCAATCATTTCTTAAAGAAGACCTTCGCACTACTGCCCTATCATACCGTCGTCATAACGTTATTGGTATGAGTGTTTTTGCGGCTGCTGCCAGCTGGGGACAAATTCTATTTTTTGTCGCTATTGGTTTGCTTTTATTTTTTCTACCTTCTTTAACAAAGATTCATCCCGCAATTTTATCTGCTTATGCCCTAACTATCATCTATATGATGTCACCGTTAGAGCACATAATGAGTATGCTGCCTACTATAGCCAGAGCATTAGTGGCATTAAAAAAAGTTGAGTCTCTGGGTCTTTCATTGCCTAACAATTCAAACGAAACTACCTCTGTTGCAGCACTTCCCTCAGAAAAATTTTGGCAGTGTCTAGAATTAGTGAACGTTACCCATAGCTATTATCAAGAACGAGAGGAGACAAACTTTATTCTTGGCCCTATTAACTTAAAATTCAATCCGGGAGAATTAGTTTTTATAGTCGGAGGTAATGGTAGTGGTAAGTCCACACTCGCTAAATTGATTTCTGGTCTTTATATACCTGAAGCTGGAGAAATTTATTTAGATAGGAAGCTGATCGACAATCACAATAGAGAGTGGTATCGCCAGCAATTTTCAGTCGTATTTTCTGACTTCTATCTTTTTGAGCGTTTACTTGGTTTGGATAGTAACGACCTAGATGCTCAAACTCAAAACTATCTTGTCCAACTACAACTTGATCATAAAGTTAAGGTCAACAATGGGGTGCTTTCTACCACAAACCTTTCTCAAGGACAGCGCAAGCGCCTTGCTCTACTCACTACCTATTTAGAAGATCGCCCCATTTATATGTTTGATGAATGGGCTTCAGATCAAGATCCTGTCTTTAAGGAAATATTCTACACACAACTTTTACCAGAACTAAAAAGTAGAGGCAAAACCGTATTAGTTATTAGCCACGATGATCGATATTTTCACATTGCAGACCGGATAGTCAAGCTGGAATACGGCAAAGTGAAATATGACAAAAATCCTGCATTAATTAAAATTTGA